The Poecile atricapillus isolate bPoeAtr1 chromosome 6, bPoeAtr1.hap1, whole genome shotgun sequence genome contains the following window.
GAAGGCAGGATTGCTCAAAGTTATCTTTTTAGCACTTTTATTACATTAAGTTAAATCAATATAGGTAGAATTGTTTAGAGATATCATTCTGATTTTGTTTCAAGAGTTGTCAGTTTTAGGGGGAAATTTAAAGTGGTTCTAAGTTACTGAAGCCTTTCAAATGGAGATGTGTGCATTGTTGGGAGGGGACAGCTATTCCTAGGTCATTCCTCTTAATAATAGGAATTTAGTTATCAATTATTTGACAAAAAATGgtgttataaaatatttctttcaggTTTGAATATCCTCTGCAATCAACTCCGAAGAAGAGGCATTCCAGGTCTCCAAAAGATGAAACTCTGCAGGTAGTTTTGTGGCTGTGGgctttttctttacaaatgTATTGGTAGTAGTTGACATGAGTTTCTATTTCcttgttctgttttcttattAGAAGTAACTTTTCAGCCCTAAATTGCCTTTCTGTCtcaaaatacaaataaactctgtcagagaaataattttgtaagtTTGGTAATTTTAGTCTAAACTTTAGTCAAAAATTTGTCACTTTTTGGTAATAGATAATTAATAATTCATGATGTTACTAAAACAGACCTAAAAATCTTCCACTGGTTTTGGTAAGAAGGGGAGGTtcaagtatttttattcttattttacaGCTGCTTTGACAGCTCAGAATTTAAATGATAAAACAAGATAAACTTCTCCTCTCTAGAGCCTCAAATGTATTGGCCAATGGTAAATATTGAAAAGTTCAAGGATTTAATTTGAGCACTTTAAAGCTTGTTTAGGGATAATGCAAATTCTCTTATAAATAGGTTTTTCTTTGATGTAGAATTGAGAGCTGAAGTATAAAATACTCGTTGCTCTGCTGTAATGTTGTACAAATTTACAGGTTCTTCATGTTCAGCAGGTGGCAGAAGTGGAATTATTACACAAACAAACTTCAGGAGCTAAAAGTCTTGGTGCTTCAGGTTGGTACTTGTTTTATGAATTTTGCTTTTGTCCCCTTCAGTGCATTTATGATTAGCATTTGaattaaattcaatttaaaagaggaggaaaaaggcaTTTTAAGACTTTCCAATCTGTGTAGACCTTGCTATGGCAGTGATTATCTCATCATGTTTAAATGCTGTGAATTCACCTTTGacattaaattttaaacttgAACTTCTCTGCTGACCTACAGCTACACCTTTTTAAGCAAATTTTGCATTATCTCATGCCTTCTTTCctaataaaaatcaaaacaagtaTGATTTTGGAGATACATGGTATATATTGAAATGATTATTTACAGGAACTGTTTCCTGTAGAATCAGAAAAATCCAGAGCTGCTAATTCTGGGTAATTATAAATTATtgtaaattattataaattataataaattaaatgcCAGGACTTCACCTTCCCATCTTTCTTGTCTTAAATAATCCTGATTTTCAGAGAAGGCTctttattttatcatttctgacattttttgtTCCAGTGCAAAAGACCCCAGCTGCTTCCAGGTGTTCCATTTCAGTAGATCCTGGTTGACCAGGATCTTCTCTCTTGGGAGGGAAAATAAGGAATTTTTAATCTGTATTTATGGAACTTGTATTTGTAGTTCTGCAATTTTGAAGTAactctgtgtctgtgtttttgctttgctttgctttctttgtAGATAATGCTGagtgtgaagaaaaaaatgccagtgaaaataaacaaactccAGAGGAAAATCTTCCTGAAGCTTTTGCTGTCAAACTCCAACCACCCAAATCTTCCCAGAGAATAcattgtgtttttaaaaagcaaaatgaaaagtcTCCCTTTAGTAAACTGtatgaaaatctgaaaaatgaGCTGCAAATGGAAAAACCTCTGCACAAGGGAACTGCTTCTCAGCAAGCTGCAAAAGGAGACCCTGGGAGTGTTCTGCCAGAACCAAGTGCTCCCATTCCATCCCTGAGCTGTCTTTTTGATCTGGGCAACCTGGCTAAAGGAAAGGAAACGGGCAGGATGGAAAATATGGAAGAATGTATAATTGTGAGATGTGAAGAGAGAAACAGCCCAGGGTTTAACCAGCTGTCAGCTGGAGGAAGAACTCCCAGGAAAAGTTTTACCAGGAGTCCTCGAACTCCCATTTCAAAGGAGGTGTCAGAAGACACCAGTCAGAATCCACTGCAGGATCCTAAGAAGTTAAGGACACCAGGCAGATCCAAAGGTACTGCAGTTACACCCAAACCCAGCAAGGAGAACCACAGGAATTCCCAGGTTTTGCTGGAGCAGTGCTCCATAGAAAGGATGGATTGTCCAGCTAAAGCAATGATGTGCAGCCCCACAACCCCCACCTCCCGTGTTGCTGAGGGAGGTAAATGTGCACTGAACACACCAAGGCCCAGGAGGAAGAGTCCTCGGTCTCTTTTCGTGTCACCTCCCAGAGAAACCACTGGAATGAATTCTGGAAATCCTGATGCCCCAAAGACCCCACGGTGTGCGTCACTGAAACGGAAATCACTTCCAGAAatcccagctggagctccaaGGGAAGATTCAGTGTGCACAATTGATAACACACAAACACCTTTGCCAGAAGACAATTGCTTAAAGCAAAGACGGAACAGCAAACAGCAAACACCACGAAAAACTGCCCAGGAAGTGCTGAAAGAGGTCTGGAATCAGGCAAACCTGGATAACTCGAAGGTGGGACATTGTGAAACCCCTGCCTCTCTCTCTAATTCCAAGAGTCCCAGAAGAAACAGCAGGGAAAGTAAAGAATTCTTGGACAAAAGTGCCCATTCAGAGGCACTGGCTTCAGAAGGGATGTTGGCATCTCCTGCTGATCAGACacctggaaggaaaaggggaaggccGAGGAGCTCTGGAGTTGTGactggagcagcactggagacAAACACCGCTCAGGAACAGCACAGTTCAGAAactccagcagagctggctgtggaCAGGTGTCACCAAAACCAGGATTTGGAAGATGTCAGTGCTGCAGGACCTCGGAGACAATCAGCCAAGAGAAGATCTGGAGGTACTGCTGAGCTGAGAGACACTGAGCCTGGCTCAGAAACAGAAACTTTTGGCCTCTTGCATGGAGAAGACTCAGGTAAATCCATTGGATCCCCTGCCTTGTTTTCTGTATTGAAGAAATTCTGTAGCATTTTACTAAGAATTCTCTTACTTGGACAAAATGTGGAACCAATTACTGGCATtaatcataaaatatttatcatgGAGTTACATTTAACCTTAACAATACACAGTATGTATAAAATATCTTGGATTTAATGTATTTCCCTTTAAGGtaggtttctttgggtttgtttccaACTTGGAAATGCACAAGGAAAGGTTAAAATGTTGCCTTGGATTCTTGGCTATCTAAAAATAGTTTCAATTGTTCTTTTCAGGCAAGACAAAAAGAAGCTCTCAGAAGAGGAAAAGTGGTGAAACTGTCCCTCAGACTTTGGGTAAAAGAAAGAGAGTGTCTTTTGGTGGTCATCTGAGTCCAGAACTCTTTGATCAAAGTTTGCCTCCCAACTCTCCCCTGAAAAGAGgagctctccctgccaggcGGAGTTTACCCTACGGAAACTCTCTGCGGGCTGCGCTCAAGAAGGCTCAGGGTTTGAAGCACTTGATGGATCAGGTAAATGTGAAGACTAATCAAGTTGTTGTGTCCATTACTGTGATCAGAATTTATAAATTCTGTTATATATGGATTTATTCTATTATTTATCAATTCAAAATTAGTAGTGAACCTTGTGTGATGCATGCTGGTGTCACTCATGAGTGCTCAAAGAATCATCAGCAAAAGCAGGTTAATTATAAAGTGAAAGTACAACCAAGTTCATTAGCAAGGTCACTGCTGCTTACTGGATGGGTAAAACACACAAGGAAAAACCAGGCTAAAAATTGAAAATCAATATGAAACTAAAATTGACATTAAATTATTAActgggggctggggatggatgaAGGGTAGGAACGTGTGAGGatcaaaagaaagagaaacctTCCTGCCTAACTTAGCCCAGACTTGATCAACAGTTTAGGAATCATTTTCTGTATCATTCCTGATAAAGGAAAATCCAAGTCTCAGGCAGGGTTTGCCTGGACAGATCACTTCATTAAGAAGGAAATAACTTCCATTcattaatgtttttgtttttttttaccaggaatcagaaaaatcacccaaaaattccccagcCCAGCAGTCCCCAGGTGCCTCATCCCCTGCCTCAGGGAAGGCAACACCCAAAATCCCTTCAGGCTCTCCAGCCCCTTTCAGGAAAGGGCGAttctccatctcccagcccccCACACCATTCCCAATTGCAGAGGAAATGGATGCTGGCACAGAAGACATGgatccagaggggaaaaatatcCAAGGGAAAACACCAAAATCTTCTCCTGCTCCCCAAGATGCCAAAGCCGTGGTGACAGTGGCACCTGCCAGGTCAGCCAGAAGTGTCCAGCTGGGTTTGAAGGGCACTGCCATCAAGAGCAGAGGTGGGGCTGTGGCTGTCATCAGTGCCAAGAGGAGAAGTGGTGCCTCCAATGCCAATTTATTAGGTTGGTTTCAACAGTTAATTTTTAGTATTTACTTTCTTGCTTTAAAATACAGGAGCCAAACTGGAAAAGGCCTGTTTAGTTATGCAGAGGCCACCAAATAATTGGTGAATCTTCTGAAAATTGCTGGGCTTCTTGGAAGTGCAAAGTGTTGCATTTTCTCATTCATAAACTAAATTTATTAAAGCATCTACAAACTCATTTAaagacaaatattaaaatgataaaattaacATTCTCTTTGCAAGGTTAGGGTCGTGATCTTTAAAATCTGTCAAGTTCAAGTAGTGTTAAACTAAACCATGTTTATTGCatcagttttgttttgaaaaacttACTTAAAGCAGTGCAGCTTCACTTTGGTTATTTTGTGCCTTATTTTTATACAAGGCTCACAAACTTTGTCCAGGAATTGGGCTGTATTTAACCACTCAAAGTGTTACATAACtggtagaaataaaaaataggatTGTAACTGGATGCTACTTTCAAATCTTCAGAATTCCCAGTGTTGAGCACCGATTTGAAATAGTTTTGACAGCATTGGAAACTCTGATAAGGAAGTTCTGGTTCTTCAGGTTTTGACTTTTGAATAAACTTTGAAGTAGGGTGTATTTGTCACCTGTTTTCATCAGTTAAATCAGTTTGACAAAGTCAAATTCCCCATTCACCCAGgaatttttattactttattattCTGTCCATTTTAATGGCAGCAGAGTTCTTGACAAATATCAGTGGCATTCCATTTCTCACCAGCTCTTTGTAATGTGCTTTTTAATATCACTGCATCAATTCCTTCTGTAATATGAAAAGAACAtcacaacttttaaaaatttcagatccaaaacaaaactgcagtgCTTTTTCAGATCATTTCCTGGATGCTTGGAATTTTTCTCTGcatcctgcacagcctggcagtgtcagcttttcaaagttttttttatttacagactGAGATAGCAATTCTGACAAGAGAATAACAACATCCTTTCCTTTAGGAACAGCATTCCCCTTTTTagctctgtttttaaaaatcattttttttatatgatCCCTGTGTTCtgatagatttatttttttttcctgaagtaaaCAAGGCAGGTGTCCTACATCTTCTAGCTTCAGTTATTCCACAGCTGTaattccctgctcccactgctgtGGGATGATGCTGTGATGAAGGTAACCTtgctttgggaattttgggagtgTGTCACAAGGAGAAGGTGATCCAAGAAAAATTACAGCAAGTCTTTGTAGATCTAAATGCAgaataaataactgaaattcCTCAGGAAGGTGGTGAGAGAAACTTCACTTAGAGACAATTTCTCTTCTGTTAAATCTCACCAGAGTAAAGCTCATCTATAATGAACGAGGCTGAAAGGCTCATGGTGAGTTTCTGTTGGGAAAACTGAGTTACTTCCagaagagagaggaaggaattGGGTCAGTGTTCAGCTGTAGGATCTGAGTTGTGTTTGATGCTGTGTGGAGCTCgttgttttggtttggaaagCCACAGTGGGTACTTGGACTCTTCTTAAACTACAGCTGGAACTGGGTTTTCAAATTGAGAATATTTCAGAGAAGATTTCAGATGTTATTAGATAATAACAACCACATTCCTCTGCCAGACTGCAGAAAATGTATTGGaattacaaagaaataattgtGAACTTCCATTTACACAGCTGAGAGTTAAACtgcttctttctcattttcttctagTTGCAAAATCTTGGGCAGAAGTGGTAAAATTGGGAGTTGCAAGACCACAGTCAAAGACTGCTAAAAAAAGTGTCCGTAAAGGAAGAGTCCTGAAGAGGAGGAACCCCCCAGAAAAGGTGTCCTTTACTTTTTTTGtgcttctttgttttattttcttgcataGCCACCAAACAGCTTGGATGGATTTTGATCGAGAAGCTGAGCTCTTGGTGTGATGTAAAATGGGAATTGATGTCTCTCACAGCATGTGGGAAACGGAGGTTGGTACAAAAGGATTCACAGGATTATTAatattaaggttggaaaagacccccAAGATCTTGGGAGTCCAATCTTGCATCATAAAAATTAGGAATTTGGCAGAATCTACCTTTCCTAAACTCAGGCTGGCTGGGCCTTCCAGCCCTCGTTGGCTTTGGACATCCTCCAGTCTCCTGGAACCTCCCAGTTAACCATGATTGATGATAAATTATGGAAGGAGCTTGGCCACCTCTACCACCATGAATCTTTgtttaataactttttttttttctttctgcagacttcagagaagaaaataaaagatcaCTTTAGCACAGGTCATGCAGAGTCACCTGCTACCATAGTTGTAGGTAGAGCTTATTCCACCAAAGTCAGGTCAGCTGGACATGTCCCTAAAGTGGTAAAAAATCCCAGGATGAAGCTTAACATGGATATGGATGAAAGCTTCACAGGTGAGATTTTAAAGTCTGTTGCTTCATCTGCCCACTGTGAAGTTCTTTTGTCAAAGCATCTGCTAATTTCTCCCAATATAATTTCTAGGAGTGCCTGAAATGttccaaactccagaaaatcaGGGAGAAAGAACATTTCCTTTGGCTGATGCTCAGAATGCTGATTTTACaccaccatgggctgcaggggacatTTCTGACTTGCACACTCCTGAGGGTTCTGGTAGGtttggtattttaaaaaataaatactgactTATATTATGAATTAGCAGCAGTTTCAGCCTAGGCAGACTTAACTGAGGTGAAGCATCCAGCAACCTATGAAAGGAACCACTGAGATTTATCAGGTATTAAAAGAAGATGTAATTCCTGTTAATTTCTGAGTAGGACATTTTATCATTCATTCTATTTGGTATGAAACTGCAAGGTTCTGATGAGTTGTTTCAGACACTGAATACCCAATGCACaagtttggatttttatttctaaaaagatATATCtgaatttgattattttttttattatacagCAATTAAAATGCTTggattttctgctttatttattttccaaatgacGTAAATCTACTGCTTATTTCAGGAGAGATGATGGTGTCACCATTAAATAATTCAGATGGTTCAGAGCAGAAGCAAGAGAGTCCAGGTATACTCTGCTTTCTGAGAGAGGAGTCATCTCCATCTATGTTTGATGAAATAGCCACAAAAACTCctgaaaaaagagaagctgtgCACGAAGATAATGTGGATAGTTTGGCAATAATTCCAGAAAAAGCAGCATCTCTGGTGAAATCAGGAAGTAAAAGGAGGACTCCAAAGCAGAAGTTGGAGACAGTTGAAGTCATGTCAAGTAAAAGGAAGATTTTAAGGACCCCTGAGCAAAGGTCAGAACCAGGAGAGGTTTTGTCAGGTATCAAGAGGCTCATGAAGACCCCAAAGCAGAagccagagcctgtggaggttTTGTCAGGCATCAAACAGCTCATGAAGACCCCAAAGCAGAAATTGGAGCCTACAGAGGTTTTGTCAGGTATCAAACAGCTCATGAAGACTCCAAATCAAAAATTGGAGCCTGTAGAAGTTTTGTCAGGCATCAAACAGCTCTTGAATACCCCAAAGCAGAAGCTGAAGCCTACAGAGGTTTTGTCAGGCATCCAACAGCTCTTGAAGACCCCAGATCAGAAATTGGAGCCTGTAGAAGTTTTGTCAGGCATCAAACAGCTCATGAAGACCCCAAAGCAGAAATTGGAGCCTACAGAGGTTTTGTCAGGCATTAAGCAGCTCATGAAGACCCCAAAGCAGAAATTGGAGCCTGTAGAAGTTTTGTCAGGTATCAAACAGCTCATGAAGACCCCAAAGCAGAAATTGGAGCCTACAGAGGTTTTGTCAGGTATCAAACAGCTCATGAAGACCCCAAAGCAGAAATTGGAGCCTACAGAGGTTTTGTCAGGTATCAAACAGCTCTTGAAGACCCCACGGCGGAAGCCAGAACCAGTGGAGGATCTGTCTGGCATCAAACAGCTCATGAAGACCCCGAAGCAGAAATTGGAGCCTGTGGAGGCTTTGTCAGGCATCAAACAGCTCATGAGGACGCCACGGCGGAAGCCAGAACCAGTGGAGGACCTGTCTGGCATCAAACAGCTCATGAGGACCCCACAGCAAGAGCCAGAACCACTCCTGGATGAAATTGCCTTGAAAAGGTTGCTGGACACTCCAGTAGAGAGCAGGGAAGCAGTAAAAGCTGTGCCAGGTGTGACTTCAgccaagaaaaccccaaagctgAAATCCCAACCTGTGGAAGACATGGTCGGGATCAGCCGCATTTTCCAGACGCCAAAGGAAAAGGTTGGGCCCATAGGAGACGTGTTTGGAATCAGCAGATTAATGAAGTCTCCTAAAGAGAAATATCAACCAGTTGAGGATTTTGTGGGACTGCAAAGGCTCATGGCAGAACCCAGGCAGAAACAATCTGATTCTGAAGTGGACTATGCTGGAGTGACTGAAATGTTTGGGACCCCAGAGGAAATGAAGGTAAAATACTTTAACTTTTGGAAGGGATGTTTTTAGACTTTGAAACGTGTGACTGAAATGACTTTAGACTTCTTAGTATGACACCTTGTATCTTACAACATTTTTTAGGGACAGCTGCATCTGTGTGTGTTAAAATGTATTCAAGGGACCTGCCACAAAcaagtgttttaaaattaagaatcATTTAAACCAGACTTAATATAAAAGTAATAAGCTTAATATAAAAGTGACATTCCCAGCATCTCATTCACCATTCCACAGTGACCATTGCAGGTAGGAAAAGTGAAGTTCTCCTATTGGTGGGTCAGGCTTGGTGATGTCTGGTTAAACCAGCCTGGTTTGTTCTGTTGCTGGTTTTTACAGGGAAAAGAACCTTGATCTTCAGTGGAGATGTGCTGGCATCACTGCCAGATaccattttctgaaaaaaactatTTTGATTCTCATATTCCATAGGTAAAATGCTGAGTATCTCTGAGCTTAGTGCTtagaactaaaataaaacacTACAGAGCACTCAATTTCTCTTCAATACCCCAGATTCCCTTTGAGCACTAATTATGGCACTTCTCAACCTCTCCACAATATTGTCTTTCACTTTAGATGGCAGGAATTAAATTTGCTGTGTATTGTATCAGCCCACAATACAATGGATATATTTATAAGACTAATTGATTTAATTTGTAAAGAAAAGGATTTGACAAGAATTGTTATAAATCTTGCTGTACATTCATTTGGTATTGGTTGGCTCCATAAGTTCCTGTCCTGTCAGATACCCATTTATTGGttattttttattcccttaGGTCAGATCAGTAAATGTTATGGATTCTCAGGAAGAAATTGCACCTCCTGGTTCTAATTCCAGTCATAAACATGGTAAGCACAAACATTTTGCTTAGAGGAATaatgaatataaaaaataataaatgttatCATGAAGTTCAAATCTTGTTTAAACCTCTCTGTGTGCCCAGCTATTTCCTTAgctaattttttccctttgacctaccaaataaattaaacaaCTTCAGTCAGAAGCCTGGCCTTTAATCTAGGAATTGgttcagtatttctttttttgttgtatgATTTGCTTGAGCAAGATGCCTCtgtgaggaaaaaggaaaatgcacaGATGCTTTGATCAGGCACAGGTATATCTAATTTTTGTTTGTGCTCTTTACCCTGTTgtagaaaaggaaggagaagttTCCCAAGGTGAAGATTCTCAACAGAAGAACTCAGCTGGTGAAGAGCAGCCTACCCAGAGAGCCAGAAGGGGCAGGCCAAGGAAGGCTGTacctcctgctgcagcaaagCCAAGTGAAAATGGTGTGAGTTTAAAGGCGTTGGAGAGTCCTGATGCCCAAGAGGAGATGGGAGTGATCACACATGAAAACAagggcagaggaaggagggCAAAGCGTTGCATACAAGAAGTTGTTCCAAAGTGCCCTGATCAGGAAGGGCTCGACATTGTTTCATCTGTGGAACCACCTGGTGCTGCTCAGAAATCAGGAAGAGGTAAAAGGCAAAAGCTGAAGGAGTTAAAACATCCAAATCAAAGTCTTGAGTCTTGTGTTGAAGATTCTTCACTGCTACAAAAAGCACCTGCAAATAGCAAACAGAGTTTGCAGGACTGTGGCACCAATGAAACTGAAGATGATCCAGGCATAAAGACAGGACCTGGAAACATTCAGAATGAAATCTGTCAGCTGCAAACAGGTTTAAATAATCCTGACAGCAAAGCTAATGACAGTGGGATAGAGGACAGTGAAGAAGAGCTCCTGTCACTGAGGAGGAGGCACAGAGGGGTGGAGAACACAGAACCAGTGATTCCAGCAAAAAGAGGGAGACGAGCAAGGAATGaccaaggaaaagcagcttctccaggagacCTTTGTGGAACAACCAGAAATCTTCGTCAAGACCCATCCCCAAAGGTTACACAAAGACAGGAACAGGATTGTGACAAAGCTCCTGAGGCTGTCACAGCACAAGAATCTGAAAATGGCACTGAACTTGAGCTGAAGGCAACAAAGAGAAGAGTTAAGTCTTTTAGAAGTACTAGAAACAGAAAGCAGtcagctgaaataaaagcagacaGTCTTGGGGTCGCATTTGAAAATACACAACACGTTCAGAAAACTGAGGAAACATCAACTGAAACTGATGCTGAAACACAATCCCACGCGAGAAATGAGATGAAAGGATCTCAGGgatgtgaaacagaaaatgctcAGGAAAATACAACAGAGGCAGCTCAGAGATTACAGGCAGAGTCACCTTCTGCAGAGACAAACAAAATGCCAGTCAGTGCTCAGAACATGGAAACAACCAGGGTTAGAAACAGGAGAGGCAAAAAAGACTCTCTGGAGCAAAAAGCTGATGAGTTTACTGAAAATGTGAACAGCCTAAAACAAACGACTCCCAAATTTAAGTCAGAAACAGAAGTGGATGAATCTTCTCCCCAGGATTCCTGGGGCTCTGTTTGTGCCAGTGCAGCCCAAGGCAAGGAGGAGCAGCCCAGCCCGGGTGccacatccatccctgctgcagacagtgCCAGTCCTGCTCAGGGCAGTCACAGGAAGACGAGAAATGAGTGGGGAGTACTTAAAGCAGAGCAAACTGAAATCCTGCAGAGGAATCCAGCACAAAGAAATGCAGTCATGTGTAGAAGAGGAAGAGGTAAAAAAGTCAATTTTCAGCTTGAAGAAGGCAGTTCCAAAGCGACTGAAGGAAAAGGTTTACCTGAGGGTGATGAAGGGATGGCTGACAAAGATAATCAACATGAGAATTCCGAAAATCCTCCTTCACggggaaggaggggcaggagaaaGCAACTTGATTCCATCCCACAAAAAGCTAGTCCTGCCTttatggaaaaacaaacattaagTGCAGATGACAGGGAAGATGAGGCTGTTGTGCAAGAGCAAGAATCAGCTTTGGAAGCTGCTCCCACTTCAGCAGAGGACAATCCACCGAGACGGGGGAGGAGACGTCAGGTGGCTGCAGCATCACAGACCAGGTCTCCTTCTGTCAGAACGAGACGTGGGGTGCTGGGAGGTGATGCTAAAAAGACAGCAGAGAGAGAGGATGAAAATCCAGCTCTGGGTAATAAAACTTTACAGGCAAAAGTGATTTCATCAGCgagggacagaaggaaaaagatggatccagcagcagaggcaagTTCATCTCCTCTCCAGAGAAAGTGTGGCTTGTCAGAGGCTAAAGATGAGGGTACTCATGAAGAACAAAGTGTGCCTGTGGCAGAGGTGTCCTGTGCAAAGGAGGAGCCACCAGGGAGGGGCAGAAGGAAAGAAACTGCTCTGGCATCACACACAACCAATCCCATCTCTCTCAGAGGGAAACGCGGGCTGCCGGCAGGGGATGGAGAAGAGGCTCCCAAAGAAGAGCAGAATGTTCCCTTAGAAACGTGTGATCCATCCAGGAAGGAAACTCAACTGAGaagaggcaggaggaaggaaattGCCCCCTTGATAGAAGCCCAAAGTTCTCTTCAGGGAAACCAGGTCCTGTCAAAACGAAGTGGTAGAAAAAGTAACGACAAGGAAGCTAAACAGAGCAGGGACAATTCTTCCCAAGAAAATACGGATTTTGTAAAAGGCAGCTCGAGGCAAGCAACCACTTCACTGGCTCTTAGCCCCACCTCACTTCAAGGCTTGCCAGAAGATGGTAAAGATGGAATTCCTGAACAACAAAGTCAACTTTTGGAAGTAGCTCCTCCTGCAAAAGAAAATCCATCAAGAGTGGGCAGGAAGAAAACAActtcttctgcttctgaagAAACgatttccacttctctcagggGAAAACCCAACCTGCCCAG
Protein-coding sequences here:
- the MKI67 gene encoding proliferation marker protein Ki-67 isoform X1, which produces MPRYGKIVVIKRNGTDGIVFPLTSTSCLFGRKTECDIRMRLPWVSNEHCKIEINENKEAVLTNLSEVNPTQLNGSCFEQPIPLKHGDVLTIIDRSFRFEYPLQSTPKKRHSRSPKDETLQVLHVQQVAEVELLHKQTSGAKSLGASDNAECEEKNASENKQTPEENLPEAFAVKLQPPKSSQRIHCVFKKQNEKSPFSKLYENLKNELQMEKPLHKGTASQQAAKGDPGSVLPEPSAPIPSLSCLFDLGNLAKGKETGRMENMEECIIVRCEERNSPGFNQLSAGGRTPRKSFTRSPRTPISKEVSEDTSQNPLQDPKKLRTPGRSKGTAVTPKPSKENHRNSQVLLEQCSIERMDCPAKAMMCSPTTPTSRVAEGGKCALNTPRPRRKSPRSLFVSPPRETTGMNSGNPDAPKTPRCASLKRKSLPEIPAGAPREDSVCTIDNTQTPLPEDNCLKQRRNSKQQTPRKTAQEVLKEVWNQANLDNSKVGHCETPASLSNSKSPRRNSRESKEFLDKSAHSEALASEGMLASPADQTPGRKRGRPRSSGVVTGAALETNTAQEQHSSETPAELAVDRCHQNQDLEDVSAAGPRRQSAKRRSGGTAELRDTEPGSETETFGLLHGEDSGKTKRSSQKRKSGETVPQTLGKRKRVSFGGHLSPELFDQSLPPNSPLKRGALPARRSLPYGNSLRAALKKAQGLKHLMDQESEKSPKNSPAQQSPGASSPASGKATPKIPSGSPAPFRKGRFSISQPPTPFPIAEEMDAGTEDMDPEGKNIQGKTPKSSPAPQDAKAVVTVAPARSARSVQLGLKGTAIKSRGGAVAVISAKRRSGASNANLLVAKSWAEVVKLGVARPQSKTAKKSVRKGRVLKRRNPPEKTSEKKIKDHFSTGHAESPATIVVGRAYSTKVRSAGHVPKVVKNPRMKLNMDMDESFTGVPEMFQTPENQGERTFPLADAQNADFTPPWAAGDISDLHTPEGSGEMMVSPLNNSDGSEQKQESPGILCFLREESSPSMFDEIATKTPEKREAVHEDNVDSLAIIPEKAASLVKSGSKRRTPKQKLETVEVMSSKRKILRTPEQRSEPGEVLSGIKRLMKTPKQKPEPVEVLSGIKQLMKTPKQKLEPTEVLSGIKQLMKTPNQKLEPVEVLSGIKQLLNTPKQKLKPTEVLSGIQQLLKTPDQKLEPVEVLSGIKQLMKTPKQKLEPTEVLSGIKQLMKTPKQKLEPVEVLSGIKQLMKTPKQKLEPTEVLSGIKQLMKTPKQKLEPTEVLSGIKQLLKTPRRKPEPVEDLSGIKQLMKTPKQKLEPVEALSGIKQLMRTPRRKPEPVEDLSGIKQLMRTPQQEPEPLLDEIALKRLLDTPVESREAVKAVPGVTSAKKTPKLKSQPVEDMVGISRIFQTPKEKVGPIGDVFGISRLMKSPKEKYQPVEDFVGLQRLMAEPRQKQSDSEVDYAGVTEMFGTPEEMKVRSVNVMDSQEEIAPPGSNSSHKHEKEGEVSQGEDSQQKNSAGEEQPTQRARRGRPRKAVPPAAAKPSENGVSLKALESPDAQEEMGVITHENKGRGRRAKRCIQEVVPKCPDQEGLDIVSSVEPPGAAQKSGRGKRQKLKELKHPNQSLESCVEDSSLLQKAPANSKQSLQDCGTNETEDDPGIKTGPGNIQNEICQLQTGLNNPDSKANDSGIEDSEEELLSLRRRHRGVENTEPVIPAKRGRRARNDQGKAASPGDLCGTTRNLRQDPSPKVTQRQEQDCDKAPEAVTAQESENGTELELKATKRRVKSFRSTRNRKQSAEIKADSLGVAFENTQHVQKTEETSTETDAETQSHARNEMKGSQGCETENAQENTTEAAQRLQAESPSAETNKMPVSAQNMETTRVRNRRGKKDSLEQKADEFTENVNSLKQTTPKFKSETEVDESSPQDSWGSVCASAAQGKEEQPSPGATSIPAADSASPAQGSHRKTRNEWGVLKAEQTEILQRNPAQRNAVMCRRGRGKKVNFQLEEGSSKATEGKGLPEGDEGMADKDNQHENSENPPSRGRRGRRKQLDSIPQKASPAFMEKQTLSADDREDEAVVQEQESALEAAPTSAEDNPPRRGRRRQVAAASQTRSPSVRTRRGVLGGDAKKTAEREDENPALGNKTLQAKVISSARDRRKKMDPAAEASSSPLQRKCGLSEAKDEGTHEEQSVPVAEVSCAKEEPPGRGRRKETALASHTTNPISLRGKRGLPAGDGEEAPKEEQNVPLETCDPSRKETQLRRGRRKEIAPLIEAQSSLQGNQVLSKRSGRKSNDKEAKQSRDNSSQENTDFVKGSSRQATTSLALSPTSLQGLPEDGKDGIPEQQSQLLEVAPPAKENPSRVGRKKTTSSASEETISTSLRGKPNLPRGRGQKRILKGGEDASPENNPCQGRTRQLRNNRRKVEFLLKAAASTSPHKSSDLPENGNTLETQDLSGASTGSEENQSGKGQEGDPAPQAAPISRRRKCQLPAEDVAPKKSKSGNDENGSLQRGRRNKIKLGEEDARAAQTTGGMERRTRSSTRTRKQP